The Juglans microcarpa x Juglans regia isolate MS1-56 chromosome 2S, Jm3101_v1.0, whole genome shotgun sequence genome has a window encoding:
- the LOC121251982 gene encoding ultraviolet-B receptor UVR8-like, with protein MAEEGGGEVTGPFRRVLLISTGASHSVAVLSGNIVCSWGRGEDGQLGHGDAEDRFLPTQLSALDSYEIVSVTCGADHTTAYSQSLLEVYSWGWGDFGRLGHGNSSDLFTPQPIKALNGLRIKQIACGDSHCLAVTMEGEVQSWGRNQNGQLGLGTTEDSLVPQKIRGFQGVSIKMVAAGAEHTAAVTEDGELYGWGWGRYGNLGLGDRSDRLVPEKVSAIDGEKMIMVACGWRHTISVSSSGGLYTYGWSKYGQLGHGDFEDHLVPHKLEALHDTNISQISGGWRHTMALTSDGKLYGWGWNKFGQVGVGDNVDHCSPVQVKFPHEQKVIQISCGWRHTLAVTERQNVFSWGRGTNGQLGHGESVDRNIPKIIEVLSVDGSSGQQIESSKADPSSGKTWISPTERYAVVPGETIQGQTTVPTRGKESDASVPGNDVKRLRL; from the exons ATGGCGGAGGAGGGAGGTGGTGAAGTTACTGGTCCATTTCGTCGGGTTCTTCTCATCTCCACTGGTGCTAGTCACTCTGTTGCTGTTCTTT CTGGAAACATTGTTTGTTCTTGGGGAAGAGGAGAGGATGGACAATTAGGCCATGGAGATGCTGAAGATCGATTTTTGCCTACTCAATTGAGTGCATTGGATAGCTATGAAATTGTATCTGTTACCTGTGGAGCTGATCATACAACTGCATATTCTCAGTCACTTCTGGAAGTGTATAGCTGGGGATG GGGTGACTTTGGGAGGTTGGGCCATGGAAACTCCAGTGACTTGTTCACTCCTCAGCCAATAAAAGCATTAAATGGTTTAAGGATAAAGCAAATTGCTTGTGGGGACAGCCACTGCTTGGCAGTGACTATGGAAGGCGAGGTGCAGAG TTGGGGGCGAAACCAAAATGGTCAACTTGGCCTTGGCACCACGGAGGACTCTCTTGTCCCACAGAAAATTCGAGGATTTCAG ggAGTCTCTATCAAAATGGTTGCTGCTGGTGCTGAACATACTGCTGCTGTTACAGAAGATGGAGAGCTATACGGATGGGGCTGGGGCCGATATGGAAACTTGGGCTTGGGTGATAGAAGTGATCGCTTGGTTCCTGAGAAAGTTTCTGCCATTGAT gGTGAGAAGATGATTATGGTAGCTTGTGGATGGCGGCATACAATATCTGTTTCCTCTTCAGGTGGATTATACACTTATGGCTGGAGCAAATATGGCCAGCTAGGACATGGGGATTTTGAGGATCACCTTGTTCCTCACAAGCTGGAAGCCTTGCATGACACGAATATTTCTCAG ATATCAGGTGGTTGGAGGCATACTATGGCACTTACATCTGATGGAAAACTTTATGGCTGGGGTTGGAATAAA TTTGGACAGGTTGGAGTTGGTGACAATGTCGATCATTGCTCTCCTGTACAAGTTAAATTTCCCCATGAGCAG AAAGTAATTCAAATCTCTTGTGGATGGAGGCATACACTTGCTGTTACTGAGAGGCAAAATGTATTTTCTTGGGGAAGAGGCACCAATGGACAGCTTGGGCATGGGGAATCTGTTGACCG GAACATTCCAAAGATCATAGAGGTTTTGAGTGTTGATGGATCTAGTGGACAACAGATAGAGTCCTCCAAGGCTGATCCATCATCAG GCAAAACTTGGATCTCACCGACAGAGAGATATGCAGTTGTTCCTGGCGAAACT ATCCAAGGGCAAACAACCGTTCCAACCAGGGGTAAGGAGAGTGATGCGAGCGTCCCTGGAAATGATGTCAAACGTTTACGACTATGA